A DNA window from Vigna angularis cultivar LongXiaoDou No.4 chromosome 1, ASM1680809v1, whole genome shotgun sequence contains the following coding sequences:
- the LOC108343764 gene encoding cyclin-dependent kinase G-2 isoform X1, protein MAAGRHGGYRENDFRERESKLEGSRRGLANSKEDYDRVRNGGGDVVRGGSRDRVRVRQRDIKEREGVNGGYRSSSSRSDSGSSGLGPRRCGFSIKAMDREPGELSSESGSDDAIESESRAKDSEVSMLEETRTRSPPVPDRKRKFSPIVWDQDDKDVSESSRVRVSASTVVAAALPPPPPLPKVFHQSPSPNAPNGVVQIHPVKNKETEDLQLNATSKITLPSPSGLHSSPPKGRWGNDQEADHLEGEVYVPARNISSSRWAAGDNSPGDEGEILNDEEMPKRRRKVSPEFLDGRLRNKLLSPVESKIEGIEGARARSSESEERGVRGRTSSSDDHPGMESEKDDFMEVDPQGGKSETSVSHSETEYEDEDDGRETPEPPSPPQRTVNMLQGCRSVDEFERLNKIDEGTYGVVYRARDKKTGEIVALKKVKMEKEKEGFPLTSLREINILLSFHHPSIVDVKEVVVGSSLDSIFMVMEYMEHDLKGLMEAMKQPFSQSEVKCLMIQLLEGVKYLHDNWVLHRDLKTSNLLLNNRGELKICDFGLARQYGSPLKPYTHLVVTLWYRAPELLLGSKQYSTAIDMWSLGCIMAELLSKEPLFNGRTEFDQLDKIFRILGTPNEAIWPGFSKLPGVKVNFVKHQYNLLRKKFPATSFTGSPVLSDSGFDLLNKLLTYDPEKRITAEAALNHEWFREVPLPKSKEFMPTFPAQHAQDRRVRRIYKSPDPLEEQRRKELQQGESGTGGIFG, encoded by the exons ATGGCGGCTGGGAGACATGGCGGTTACCGCGAAAACGACTTCAGAGAGCGCGAATCGAAACTCGAAGGTTCTAGACGCGGGCTTGCCAATTCGAAAGAGGATTACGATCGTGTTAGGAATGGTGGCGGTGATGTTGTGAGGGGAGGGTCCAGGGACAGGGTTAGGGTGAGGCAGAGGGATATTAAGGAGAGGGAAGGTGTTAATGGTGGGTACCGATCATCTTCGAGTAGGAGTGACTCTGGCAGCAGTGGCCTTGGTCCTCGCCGATGTGGTTTCTCTATCAAAGCAATGGATAGAGAGCCTGGTGAGCTTTCCAGTGAGAGTGGTTCTGATGATGCAATTGAGTCAGAATCTAGGGCGAAAGACTCCGAGGTTTCCATGTTGGAAGAAACAAGAACCCGATCCCCACCGGTGCCGgacaggaaaagaaaattctcGCCCATAGTGTGGGATCAGGATGACAAAGATGTCAGTGAGTCATCCAGAGTTAGGGTTTCTGCCTCTACAGTGGTGGCAGCAGCACTTCCTCCTCCGCCTCCATTGCCAAAGGTATTCCATCAGTCACCGTCACCAAATGCTCCAAATGGTGTTGTACAAATACATCCTGTCAAGAACAAGGAGACCGAGGATCTCCAGTTGAATGCAACATCTAAGATTACCTTGCCCTCTCCTTCAGGTTTGCATTCATCACCTCCGAAAGGGAGGTGGGGTAATGATCAGGAAGCTGATCATCTAGAAGGTGAAGTTTATGTTCCAGCTCGCAATATATCATCTTCAAGATGGGCAGCTGGAGATAACTCTCCTGGTGATGAGGGTGAGATCCTCAATGATGAGGAGATGCCCAAACGAAGGAGGAAGGTGTCTCCTGAGTTCTTGGATGGCAGACTAAGGAACAAGTTATTGAGCCCTGTGGAATCCAAGATTGAAGGTATTGAAGGAGCTAGAGCCAGATCATCTGAATCTGAAGAAAGAGGTGTCCGTGGGAGAACTTCCAGCAGTGATGATCATCCTGGTATGGAGTCAGAGAAGGATGACTTCATGGAGGTTGACCCTCAGGGTGGGAAAAGTGAAACAAGTGTCAGTCACTCCGAAACGGAATATGAAGATGAAGACGATGGTAGGGAGACTCCAGAACCTCCTTCTCCACCCCAAAGAACTGTCAACATGCTTCAGGGTTGTAGAAGTGTTGATGAGTTTGAGAGACTTAACAAGATAGATGAAGGAACATATGGTGTTGTATATAGGGCTAGGGATAAAAAGACCGGAGAAATTGTAGCATTGAAGAAGGTCAAGATGGAGAAGGAAAAGGAGGGCTTCCCACTGACTTCTCTTAGGGAAATaaatattcttctttcttttcaccACCCATCCATAGTTGATGTTAAAGAAGTAGTGGTAGGAAGTAGCCTTGATAGTATTTTCATGGTCATGGAATATATGGAGCATGACCTTAAAGGACTAATGGAAGCAATGAAGCAACCTTTCAGCCAGAGTGAAGTGAAGTGCTTGATGATCCAGCTTTTAGAAGGTGTGAAGTATCTTCATGACAACTGGGTGCTTCATAGGGATTTAAAGACATCAAATCTGCTTTTAAATAATAGGGGTGAGCTCAAAATTTGTGATTTTGGCTTGGCCCGTCAGTATGGGAGTCCTTTAAAGCCATATACACACCTGGTGGTTACTCTTTGGTACAG GGCACCTGAACTCCTTCTGGGGTCAAAACAGTATTCAACAGCCATAGACATGTGGTCTCTAGGCTGTATAATGGCTGAGCTATTATCTAAGGAACCACTGTTTAATGGGAGAACGGAGTTTGACCAACTTGACAAG ATTTTTCGGATTCTAGGCACCCCTAATGAAGCAATATGGCCTGGTTTCTCAAAATTACCTGGGGTCAAGGTCAATTTTGTCAAACACCA GTACAACCTCCTGCGGAAAAAATTTCCTGCCACATCATTCACTGGATCTCCTGTTCTTTCTGATTCAGGATTTGATTTGTTGAACAAACTTCTAACATATGACCCTGAAAAG CGGATCACTGCTGAAGCTGCTCTAAATCATGAGTGGTTTCGTGAGGTCCCTCTCCCCAAAAGTAAAGAATTCATGCCTACATTTCCTGCTCAACACGCTCAGGACAG GCGTGTGCGGAGAATATACAAGAGTCCAGATCCTTTAGAGGAGCAGCGCCGGAAGGAGTTGCAGCAGGGTGAATCGGGGACTGGTGGAATTTTTGGCTAA
- the LOC108343764 gene encoding cyclin-dependent kinase G-2 isoform X2: MAAGRHGGYRENDFRERESKLEGSRRGLANSKEDYDRVRNGGGDVVRGGSRDRVRVRQRDIKEREGVNGGYRSSSSRSDSGSSGLGPRRCGFSIKAMDREPGELSSESGSDDAIESESRAKDSEVSMLEETRTRSPPVPDRKRKFSPIVWDQDDKDVSESSRVRVSASTVVAAALPPPPPLPKVFHQSPSPNAPNGVVQIHPVKNKETEDLQLNATSKITLPSPSGLHSSPPKGRWGNDQEADHLEGEVYVPARNISSSRWAAGDNSPGDEGEILNDEEMPKRRRKVSPEFLDGRLRNKLLSPVESKIEGIEGARARSSESEERGVRGRTSSSDDHPGMESEKDDFMEVDPQGGKSETSVSHSETEYEDEDDGRETPEPPSPPQRTVNMLQGCRSVDEFERLNKIDEGTYGVVYRARDKKTGEIVALKKVKMEKEKEGFPLTSLREINILLSFHHPSIVDVKEVVVGSSLDSIFMVMEYMEHDLKGLMEAMKQPFSQSEVKCLMIQLLEGVKYLHDNWVLHRDLKTSNLLLNNRGELKICDFGLARQYGSPLKPYTHLVVTLWYRAPELLLGSKQYSTAIDMWSLGCIMAELLSKEPLFNGRTEFDQLDKIFRILGTPNEAIWPGFSKLPGVKVNFVKHQLPALGGSGTTSCGKNFLPHHSLDLLFFLIQDLIC, encoded by the exons ATGGCGGCTGGGAGACATGGCGGTTACCGCGAAAACGACTTCAGAGAGCGCGAATCGAAACTCGAAGGTTCTAGACGCGGGCTTGCCAATTCGAAAGAGGATTACGATCGTGTTAGGAATGGTGGCGGTGATGTTGTGAGGGGAGGGTCCAGGGACAGGGTTAGGGTGAGGCAGAGGGATATTAAGGAGAGGGAAGGTGTTAATGGTGGGTACCGATCATCTTCGAGTAGGAGTGACTCTGGCAGCAGTGGCCTTGGTCCTCGCCGATGTGGTTTCTCTATCAAAGCAATGGATAGAGAGCCTGGTGAGCTTTCCAGTGAGAGTGGTTCTGATGATGCAATTGAGTCAGAATCTAGGGCGAAAGACTCCGAGGTTTCCATGTTGGAAGAAACAAGAACCCGATCCCCACCGGTGCCGgacaggaaaagaaaattctcGCCCATAGTGTGGGATCAGGATGACAAAGATGTCAGTGAGTCATCCAGAGTTAGGGTTTCTGCCTCTACAGTGGTGGCAGCAGCACTTCCTCCTCCGCCTCCATTGCCAAAGGTATTCCATCAGTCACCGTCACCAAATGCTCCAAATGGTGTTGTACAAATACATCCTGTCAAGAACAAGGAGACCGAGGATCTCCAGTTGAATGCAACATCTAAGATTACCTTGCCCTCTCCTTCAGGTTTGCATTCATCACCTCCGAAAGGGAGGTGGGGTAATGATCAGGAAGCTGATCATCTAGAAGGTGAAGTTTATGTTCCAGCTCGCAATATATCATCTTCAAGATGGGCAGCTGGAGATAACTCTCCTGGTGATGAGGGTGAGATCCTCAATGATGAGGAGATGCCCAAACGAAGGAGGAAGGTGTCTCCTGAGTTCTTGGATGGCAGACTAAGGAACAAGTTATTGAGCCCTGTGGAATCCAAGATTGAAGGTATTGAAGGAGCTAGAGCCAGATCATCTGAATCTGAAGAAAGAGGTGTCCGTGGGAGAACTTCCAGCAGTGATGATCATCCTGGTATGGAGTCAGAGAAGGATGACTTCATGGAGGTTGACCCTCAGGGTGGGAAAAGTGAAACAAGTGTCAGTCACTCCGAAACGGAATATGAAGATGAAGACGATGGTAGGGAGACTCCAGAACCTCCTTCTCCACCCCAAAGAACTGTCAACATGCTTCAGGGTTGTAGAAGTGTTGATGAGTTTGAGAGACTTAACAAGATAGATGAAGGAACATATGGTGTTGTATATAGGGCTAGGGATAAAAAGACCGGAGAAATTGTAGCATTGAAGAAGGTCAAGATGGAGAAGGAAAAGGAGGGCTTCCCACTGACTTCTCTTAGGGAAATaaatattcttctttcttttcaccACCCATCCATAGTTGATGTTAAAGAAGTAGTGGTAGGAAGTAGCCTTGATAGTATTTTCATGGTCATGGAATATATGGAGCATGACCTTAAAGGACTAATGGAAGCAATGAAGCAACCTTTCAGCCAGAGTGAAGTGAAGTGCTTGATGATCCAGCTTTTAGAAGGTGTGAAGTATCTTCATGACAACTGGGTGCTTCATAGGGATTTAAAGACATCAAATCTGCTTTTAAATAATAGGGGTGAGCTCAAAATTTGTGATTTTGGCTTGGCCCGTCAGTATGGGAGTCCTTTAAAGCCATATACACACCTGGTGGTTACTCTTTGGTACAG GGCACCTGAACTCCTTCTGGGGTCAAAACAGTATTCAACAGCCATAGACATGTGGTCTCTAGGCTGTATAATGGCTGAGCTATTATCTAAGGAACCACTGTTTAATGGGAGAACGGAGTTTGACCAACTTGACAAG ATTTTTCGGATTCTAGGCACCCCTAATGAAGCAATATGGCCTGGTTTCTCAAAATTACCTGGGGTCAAGGTCAATTTTGTCAAACACCA GCTTCCAGCTTTGGGTGGTTCTG GTACAACCTCCTGCGGAAAAAATTTCCTGCCACATCATTCACTGGATCTCCTGTTCTTTCTGATTCAGGATTTGATTTGTTGA